A section of the Chelmon rostratus isolate fCheRos1 chromosome 16, fCheRos1.pri, whole genome shotgun sequence genome encodes:
- the trhrb gene encoding thyrotropin-releasing hormone receptor b encodes MENFTTAAELNSTLGSWMDYSMQYKVISSLLLFVICALGIVGNVMVILVVLTTKHMRTPTNCYLVSLAVADLMVLTAAGLPSITDSIFGSWVFGHYGCLCITYFQYLGINASSCSITAFTIERYIAICHPIKAQFLCTLSRAKKIILFVWAFTSLYCVMWFYLSDIQELVYDNITIITCGYRVPRKFYLPIYFFDFGVFFVLPLLLSAVLYGLIARILFLNPLPSDPKDKKKNGQNNHNINNKTSCKNSRHSSSTATSRRQVTKMLAVVVILFATLWMPYRTLVVVNSFLDQAYLDSWFLLFCRICIYLNSAINPVIYNAMSQKFRAAFRKICRCGRKGSDKPATYSVALTYSAVKDTSMVESTDHFTTELEELTVTDELLSDQKMMFPDPCVYGKVNFSEA; translated from the exons ATGGAAAACTTCacaacagctgcagagctgaacagCACTCTGGGCAGCTGGATGGATTACAGCATGCAGTACAAAGTGATAAGTAGTTTACTGCTTTTCGTGATTTGCGCTTTGGGGATCGTTGGCAACGTTATGGTCATCCTGGTGGTGCTCACTACCAAACACATGAGGACTCCAACCAACTGCTACCTGGTGAGTCTGGCTGTGGCCGATCTGATGGTGCTGACAGCGGCTGGTTTACCCTCCATCACCGACAGCATCTTTGGATCTTGGGTGTTTGGCCACTATGGGTGCCTCTGCATCACCTACTTCCAATATCTCGGAATCAACGCCTCCTCTTGCTCCATAACAGCGTTCACCATCGAGAGATACATCGCCATCTGCCACCCGATCAAAGCCCAGTTTCTGTGCACCCTGTCCAGAGCAAAAAAGATAATTTTGTTCGTTTGGGCTTTTACTTCTCTTTACTGTGTGATGTGGTTCTACCTGTCGGACATCCAGGAGCTGGTGTACGacaacatcaccatcatcacctgCGGCTACAGAGTCCCCAGGAAGTTCTATTTACCCATCTACTTCTTTGATTTCGGCGTGTTTTTcgtgctgccgctgctgctctccGCGGTCCTGTACGGACTCATCGCCAGGATCCTCTTTCTCAACCCGCTGCCCTCCGACcccaaagacaaaaagaagaacggacaaaacaaccacaacatcAATaacaaaaccagctgcaaaAACTCCCGTCACTCCAGCTCCACCGCGACCTCCCGCAGACAG GTGACCAAGATGCTGGCTGTGGTGGTGATCCTGTTCGCCACGCTCTGGATGCCGTACCGCACTCTGGTGGTGGTCAACTCCTTCCTGGACCAGGCCTACCTGGACAGCTGGTTCCTGCTGTTCTGCCGGATCTGCATCTACCTCAACAGCGCCATCAACCCGGTCATCTACAACGCCATGTCTCAGAAGTTCCGCGCCGCTTTCCGCAAGATCTGCCGCTGCGGGAGGAAAGGCTCGGACAAGCCCGCCACCTACAGCGTGGCCCTCACGTACAGCGCCGTCAAGGACACGTCGATGGTGGAGAGCACGGATCACTTCACAAcggagctggaggagctcaCCGTCACGGACGAACTGCTGTCTGATCAGAAGATGATGTTCCCGGACCCTTGCGTGTACGGGAAGGTGAATTTCAGTGAGGCCTGA
- the LOC121620003 gene encoding transmembrane protein 74 encodes TDERMGLTKRDTQPDVPMADLELFYFDQPDPIDASPALNEPSISEISGEKSLHRGGGEASAPRTETRRAAWPEEETETSFTCRQEDEGDDDDVQLIETNAHTCRLSQSSSSELYEEEEVVLEEEEEEEEDIPELYLLSDDDLSSDGSGKSVDYGFIIAVTCLVTGISLVAISYTIPRDVRVDPDSVSAREMERLEREKARVGAHLDRCVIAGLCLLTLGGVLLSTLLMISMWQGEMMRRKAFAYSKHAAKLYGSINLRAGSSPTPGSCSHLSAADEDLEVLS; translated from the coding sequence ACAGACGAGCGCATGGGCTTGACAAAACGGGACACCCAGCCGGATGTTCCAATGGCTGATCTCGAACTGTTTTACTTTGATCAACCGGATCCGATAGACGCCTCCCCGGCTTTAAATGAGCCAAGTATCAGCGAGATCAGCGGCGAGAAGTCGCTTCATCGCGGCGGAGGAGAggcttcagcaccacggacagagACCCGGAGAGCTGCGTGGCCGGAGGAGGAAACTGAAACATCTTTCACCTGCCGGCAAGAggatgaaggtgatgatgatgatgtccaGCTGATAGAGACAAATGCGCACACCTGCAGACTAAGTCAGAGCTCCTCAAGTGAACTgtacgaggaggaggaagtggtgctggaggaggaggaggaggaggaggaggacatccCGGAACTTTACTTGCTGTCCGACGATGACCTGTCCTCTGACGGCTCGGGGAAGTCGGTGGATTACGGCTTCATCATCGCCGTCACATGCCTGGTGACCGGCATCTCTCTGGTCGCCATATCCTACACGATCCCCAGGGACGTGCGGGTGGACCCGGACAGCGTGTCCGCCCGGGAGATGGAGCggctggagagggagaaagccAGGGTGGGGGCCCATCTGGACCGGTGTGTCATAGCCGGACTGTGCCTGCTCACCCTCGGGGGCGTGCTGCTCTCCACCCTGCTCATGATCTCCATGTGGCAAGGGGAGATGATGAGAAGGAAAGCCTTTGCGTATTCCAAACACGCTGCAAAGTTGTACGGCTCGATCAATCTGAGAGCAGGCTCCAGCCCTACTCCGGGATCCTGCTCGCATTTGTCAGCGGCTGATGAGGATTTAGAAGTGCTCAGCTGA